One Punica granatum isolate Tunisia-2019 chromosome 3, ASM765513v2, whole genome shotgun sequence genomic window carries:
- the LOC116200898 gene encoding glucan endo-1,3-beta-glucosidase 13-like, translated as MERGFRLILAASLMLMLLDLCRGSTIGVCYGRNADDLPTPDKAAQLVQQHNIKYVRIYDSNIQVFKAFANTGIELMIGIPNSDLLPFAQFQSNADSWLKNNILPYYPSTKITYITVGAEATEVNSTSLVVPAMQNVFTALRKAGLHKKIKVSTTHSLGVLSRSFPPSAGAFNSSFASFLKPLLIFLAENKSPFMVDIYPYYAFRDSPNNVSLDYALFESSSEVIDPNTGLLYTNMFDAQIDALYFALAALNFRTIKIMVTETGWPSKGSPKETAATPDNAQTYNTNLIRHVINDTGTPAKPGEELDVYIFSLFNENRKPGLDSERNWGLFYPDKTSVYNLDFSGRGSVDVITGANITNTNGTTWCIASSNASDRVLQSALDWACGPGNVDCSPIQPSQPCYEPDTLVSHASYAFNSFYQQNGASDVACSFGGLGVRVDKNPSYDKCLYMTTGSNKTLSTNATAIPTTSHSLAGKVHTSKSSWTFMISFLLFLAIDSIRGW; from the exons ATGGAGAGAGGATTCAGGCTCATCTTGGCGGCCTCACTGATGCTTATGCTTCTGG ACCTTTGCAGAGGAAGCACGATTGGGGTCTGCTATGGAAGAAACGCTGATGACCTGCCCACGCCCGACAAAGCAGCGCAGCTTGTGCAGCAGCACAACATCAAGTATGTCCGTATCTATGATTCCAACATTCAGGTGTTCAAAGCCTTTGCAAACACTGGGATTGAGCTCATGATCGGGATCCCCAACTCTGACCTCCTCCCATTCGCCCAGTTCCAATCAAATGCGGATAGCTGGCTCAAGAACAACATCCTTCCCTACTACCCTTCCACGAAGATCACGTACATTACTGTTGGGGCTGAGGCTACCGAAGTTAACTCGACTTCCCTAGTCGTACCTGCGATGCAGAATGTCTTTACTGCCCTCAGAAAGGCTGGTCTGCATAAGAAGATCAAGGTCTCGACTACTCACTCCCTTGGGGTCCTTTCTCGGTCTTTCCCTCCTTCAGCAGGAGCATTTAATAGCAGTTTTGCGTCATTTCTCAAGCCATTACTGATATTTCTTGCCGAGAACAAGTCTCCCTTCATGGTTGATATATACCCTTACTACGCCTTCAGAGATTCGCCAAACAATGTTTCTCTTGACTATGCCCTGTTTGAGTCGTCCTCGGAGGTGATAGATCCTAACACAGGCTTGCTCTACACGAACATGTTCGATGCACAAATCGATGCGCTCTATTTTGCCCTGGCAGCACTGAATTTCCGGACAATCAAAATCATGGTTACGGAGACTGGATGGCCGTCAAAGGGCTCGCCCAAGGAAACAGCCGCGACTCCTGATAATGCCCAGACGTACAACACGAACCTAATCCGCCATGTCATCAATGACACTGGGACTCCTGCAAAGCCCGGGGAGGAGTTGGACGTGTACATATTCTCCTTGTTCAACGAGAATCGAAAGCCGGGACTAGATTCAGAGAGGAACTGGGGGCTATTTTACCCTGACAAAACGAGCGTTTACAACCTTGACTTCAGTGGGCGGGGCTCTGTTGACGTGATCACTGGGGCCAATATCACAAACACAAACGGGACGACATGGTGCATCGCCTCGTCAAATGCATCAGACAGAGTCCTGCAAAGCGCGCTGGACTGGGCATGTGGGCCCGGGAATGTGGATTGTTCGCCAATCCAACCAAGCCAGCCCTGCTATGAGCCAGATACACTGGTCTCCCATGCATCCTATGCATTCAACAGCTTTTACCAGCAGAATGGGGCCTCCGATGTCGCCTGCAGCTTTGGCGGGCTTGGGGTCAGAGTGGACAAGAACCCGA GTTATGACAAGTGCCTTTATATGACTACAGG GAGCAACAAGACCTTGTCGACCAATGCCACGGCAATACCCACGACTTCCCACTCTTTAGCTGGCAAAGTTCACACCTCAAAGTCAAGTTGGACATTTATGATCTCTTTCTTGCTCTTCCTGGCGATCGACAGTATCCGAGGATGGTGA